A window from Mycobacterium saskatchewanense encodes these proteins:
- a CDS encoding MFS transporter, giving the protein MVENWWVSGRRRDDAGRVASNPGGRARSGSATQHPGMANYPAGDPDGADYRRTRRPQPMPSANRYLPPLGQQAEHGSRSHNSTPPRGQSPGERITVTRAAAQRSREMGSRMYSMVQRAATADGADKSGLTALTWPVVANFAVDAAMAVALANTLFFAAATGESKGRVALYLLITIAPFAVIAPLIGPALDRLQHGRRVALAASFALRTALALVLIMNYDGASGSYPSWVLYPCALAMMVFSKSFSVLRSAVTPRVMPPTIDLVRVNSRLTVFGLLGGTIAGGAVAAGVEFACTHLFKLPGALFVVIAVTVAGALLSMRIPRWVEVTAGEVPATLSYRRDSDEPRRRWPEEVKKVGGTLRQPLGRNIITALWGNCTIKVMVGFLFLYPAFVAKAHQANGWVQLGMLGMIGAAAGIGNFAGNFASARLKLGRPAVLVVRCTVAVSAVALAGAVAGTLMVVVIATLVTSGSSAIAKASLDASLQNDLPEESRASGFGRSESTLQLAWVLGGALGVMVYTEWWIGFTAVTALLILGLAQTLVSFRGNSLIPGLGGNRPVMVEQEGMRRGNPAVVPE; this is encoded by the coding sequence ATGGTAGAGAATTGGTGGGTGTCTGGGCGGCGTCGTGACGATGCGGGGCGGGTTGCCTCCAATCCGGGCGGCCGGGCCCGCAGCGGGTCCGCCACCCAACACCCCGGCATGGCCAATTACCCGGCCGGCGATCCGGACGGCGCCGACTATCGGCGAACGCGTCGCCCGCAGCCGATGCCGAGCGCCAATCGTTATCTTCCGCCTCTGGGCCAGCAGGCGGAACACGGCAGCAGAAGTCATAACAGCACGCCCCCGCGAGGCCAGAGCCCCGGCGAGCGGATCACGGTCACCCGTGCCGCAGCGCAGCGGAGTCGCGAAATGGGTTCGCGGATGTACTCGATGGTCCAGCGCGCCGCCACCGCCGACGGCGCCGACAAGTCGGGTCTGACGGCCCTGACGTGGCCGGTGGTCGCGAACTTTGCGGTGGACGCCGCGATGGCGGTCGCGCTGGCCAACACGCTGTTCTTCGCCGCGGCGACCGGCGAGAGCAAAGGCCGGGTGGCGCTGTACCTGTTGATCACAATCGCGCCGTTCGCGGTGATCGCCCCACTCATCGGACCGGCGCTGGACCGACTGCAACACGGACGACGCGTCGCGCTGGCCGCGTCGTTCGCGCTGCGCACCGCGTTGGCCTTGGTGCTGATCATGAACTACGACGGCGCCTCCGGCAGCTATCCCTCGTGGGTGCTGTATCCGTGCGCGCTGGCCATGATGGTGTTTTCGAAGTCGTTCAGTGTCCTGCGCAGCGCCGTGACCCCCCGGGTGATGCCGCCCACGATCGACCTGGTGCGGGTCAACTCCCGGCTGACCGTCTTCGGGCTGCTGGGCGGCACGATCGCCGGGGGCGCCGTCGCAGCCGGCGTCGAGTTCGCCTGCACGCACCTGTTCAAGCTGCCCGGCGCCTTGTTCGTCGTCATCGCGGTCACGGTCGCCGGCGCCCTGCTGTCGATGCGGATTCCGCGTTGGGTGGAGGTCACCGCGGGCGAGGTGCCCGCCACCCTGAGCTATCGTCGCGACAGCGACGAGCCTCGGCGAAGGTGGCCGGAAGAGGTGAAGAAGGTCGGCGGCACACTTCGACAACCGTTGGGGCGCAACATCATCACCGCGCTGTGGGGCAATTGCACCATCAAGGTGATGGTGGGATTCCTCTTCTTGTACCCCGCGTTCGTTGCGAAGGCGCATCAGGCCAACGGCTGGGTTCAGTTGGGCATGCTCGGCATGATCGGCGCCGCGGCCGGGATCGGGAACTTCGCCGGCAACTTTGCCAGCGCCCGCCTGAAACTTGGCCGACCCGCCGTGCTGGTGGTGCGCTGTACGGTGGCCGTGAGCGCGGTCGCGCTGGCCGGCGCGGTAGCGGGCACGCTGATGGTGGTGGTGATCGCCACCCTCGTCACGTCGGGGTCCAGCGCGATCGCCAAAGCATCACTCGACGCCTCGCTGCAGAACGATCTGCCCGAGGAATCGCGCGCGTCCGGGTTCGGGCGCTCCGAGTCGACGCTGCAGCTGGCTTGGGTACTGGGCGGAGCGCTGGGCGTCATGGTTTACACCGAATGGTGGATCGGCTTCACCGCGGTCACCGCCCTGCTCATCCTGGGACTGGCCCAGACGCTGGTCAGCTTCCGCGGCAATTCGTTGATCCCGGGCCTCGGCGGTAATCGGCCCGTCATGGTCGAACAAGAGGGCATGCGCCGCGGGAATCCGGCGGTGGTGCCGGAGTGA
- a CDS encoding DUF2771 domain-containing protein yields the protein MKPAKKRGVAVLLAAVLALACVGVGIGTWLLVRPSGPQRPEISAYSHGHLTRVGPYTYCNVLNLDDCQTPQTQGELRVSDRYPVQLSVPDAIYRAPWRLLEVYEDPANTTAQMFRPNTRLAVTIAPADPQRGRLTGIVVQLLTLVVDPSGELREAPHAEWSVRLIY from the coding sequence GTGAAACCCGCAAAGAAGCGGGGCGTTGCAGTGCTGCTCGCCGCCGTCTTGGCACTGGCATGCGTCGGGGTCGGTATCGGCACGTGGCTGCTCGTCCGCCCCTCCGGGCCGCAACGACCTGAGATCAGCGCGTATTCACACGGCCACCTGACCCGCGTGGGGCCGTATACGTACTGCAACGTGCTCAACCTCGACGACTGTCAGACGCCGCAGACCCAGGGCGAGTTGCGGGTCAGCGACCGCTACCCCGTCCAACTGTCGGTCCCCGACGCGATCTACCGGGCGCCCTGGCGACTGCTGGAAGTATATGAAGACCCCGCGAACACCACCGCCCAGATGTTTCGGCCGAACACTCGGCTCGCCGTCACTATCGCCCCGGCCGACCCGCAGCGCGGGCGGCTGACCGGGATAGTCGTGCAGTTGCTGACGCTGGTCGTGGACCCTTCGGGGGAGCTCCGCGAGGCGCCGCACGCCGAATGGTCTGTACGCCTTATCTATTAG
- a CDS encoding DUF559 domain-containing protein: MEITDWPFRGTDALAAGVVTRHRLRTDYEMIHRNVYIRRDQKLTPVTRAVAAWLWSGRTATLAGLSAAALQRTPWIDDWLPAEINRHSRDKARGIILHSDTLDEDEICLRDGMFMTNPARTAFDLGRRRGLISAVARLDALVRATEVKVADVEVLIDRHRGARGLVQLRRVLQLADGGAESPCETKTRLALVRGGLPRPRTQITVLNDWGVVLARIDMGWEEWLVGIEFDGAQHWTDPTQRTWDIDRLAELEARGWTVVRVSADMLRYRPQVIVERARRALLAKGYRL; the protein is encoded by the coding sequence ATGGAAATCACCGACTGGCCATTCAGAGGCACCGACGCGCTGGCAGCTGGAGTCGTAACTCGGCATCGGCTGCGTACTGATTACGAGATGATCCATCGCAATGTCTATATCCGGCGGGATCAGAAGTTGACGCCGGTGACCCGAGCGGTGGCCGCGTGGCTGTGGTCCGGGCGGACCGCCACCCTCGCTGGCCTTTCCGCGGCGGCGCTCCAGCGCACGCCATGGATCGATGACTGGCTGCCGGCAGAAATCAACCGACACAGCCGCGACAAAGCCCGTGGCATCATCCTGCACAGCGATACCCTCGACGAGGACGAAATCTGTTTGCGTGACGGCATGTTCATGACGAATCCGGCGCGCACCGCCTTTGATCTGGGTCGGCGCAGGGGCTTGATATCGGCGGTCGCTCGCCTTGACGCGTTGGTGCGCGCGACCGAGGTGAAAGTCGCCGATGTGGAAGTGCTCATCGATCGCCACCGGGGTGCGCGCGGATTGGTTCAATTACGGCGGGTATTGCAGCTCGCCGATGGTGGGGCCGAGTCGCCGTGCGAGACGAAGACCCGCCTGGCCCTCGTCCGCGGCGGACTGCCACGACCCCGGACACAGATCACGGTGCTCAACGACTGGGGGGTGGTGTTGGCGCGCATCGATATGGGATGGGAGGAATGGCTTGTCGGCATTGAATTCGACGGTGCACAGCATTGGACCGATCCCACGCAGCGAACCTGGGACATCGATCGGCTGGCCGAACTCGAGGCGCGCGGCTGGACGGTCGTCCGAGTGAGCGCCGACATGCTGCGCTACCGCCCCCAGGTCATCGTCGAGCGAGCGCGTCGGGCGTTGCTCGCTAAAGGCTATCGACTGTGA
- a CDS encoding glutathione S-transferase family protein, translating to MSGYIAPAGEFTRDTNYIATRVTADGRDGYPVEPGRYRLVVARACPWANRAIIVRRLLGLEGVLSIGFCGPTHDQRSWTFDLDPGGVDPVLKIPRLQDAYFKRFPDYPKGITVPALVDIPTGAVATNDFAQMTLDFSTEWTAYHRDGAPRLYPEPLRAEIDEVNKRVYTEINNGVYRCGFAGSQEAYEAAYDRLFTALDWVSDRLANQRYLVGDTITEADVRLFTTLARFDPVYHGHFKCNRSKLSEMPVLWAYARDLFQTPGFGDTVDFVQIKQHYYIVHADINPTGIVPKGPELANWLTPHGREALGGKPFGDGTPPGPPIDGERVQAGHGA from the coding sequence ATGTCCGGCTACATCGCACCGGCGGGCGAGTTCACCCGCGACACCAACTACATCGCCACACGGGTCACCGCCGACGGGCGCGACGGGTACCCGGTCGAGCCCGGCAGGTATCGGCTGGTCGTCGCCCGTGCCTGCCCGTGGGCAAACCGAGCGATCATCGTGCGACGGTTGCTGGGCCTGGAAGGCGTTCTCTCCATTGGGTTTTGCGGTCCCACCCACGACCAGCGCAGTTGGACGTTTGATCTCGATCCCGGCGGCGTGGACCCGGTGCTGAAGATCCCGCGACTGCAGGACGCTTACTTCAAGCGCTTCCCCGACTACCCCAAGGGCATCACCGTCCCGGCCTTGGTCGACATCCCGACCGGCGCCGTCGCCACCAACGATTTCGCTCAGATGACCTTGGACTTCTCCACCGAGTGGACCGCCTATCATCGCGACGGCGCGCCTCGGCTTTACCCCGAGCCGCTGCGGGCCGAGATCGACGAGGTCAACAAGCGGGTCTACACCGAGATCAACAACGGCGTCTACCGCTGCGGCTTCGCCGGCTCACAAGAAGCTTACGAGGCGGCCTACGACCGGTTGTTCACCGCGCTGGACTGGGTCAGCGACCGCTTGGCAAACCAGCGATATCTGGTGGGAGACACCATCACCGAGGCGGACGTGCGACTGTTCACAACGTTGGCGCGGTTCGACCCGGTCTATCACGGCCACTTCAAGTGCAACCGAAGCAAGCTGAGCGAGATGCCGGTGCTGTGGGCATATGCTCGAGACCTATTCCAGACGCCAGGTTTTGGCGATACCGTCGACTTCGTCCAGATCAAGCAGCACTACTACATCGTCCACGCCGACATCAACCCCACCGGGATTGTACCCAAGGGGCCCGAACTCGCGAACTGGCTGACCCCGCATGGCCGAGAAGCGTTGGGGGGCAAACCTTTCGGCGACGGAACTCCTCCCGGTCCGCCGATCGACGGTGAGCGGGTCCAGGCGGGCCACGGCGCGTAG
- a CDS encoding cold-shock protein: protein MPTGKVKWYDADKGFGFLSQEDGEDVYVRSSALPAGVEGLKAGQRVEFGIASGRRGPQALSLKLIEPPPSLTKTRRETSPAEHKHSPDELHGMVEDMITLLESVVQPELRKGRYPDRKTARRVSEVVKAVARELDA, encoded by the coding sequence GTGCCGACCGGCAAGGTTAAGTGGTATGACGCCGACAAGGGGTTTGGCTTCCTGTCGCAGGAGGACGGCGAGGACGTCTACGTCCGGTCGTCGGCGTTGCCCGCCGGGGTCGAGGGGCTCAAAGCTGGCCAGCGGGTCGAGTTCGGCATCGCTTCCGGTCGGCGTGGTCCGCAAGCGTTGAGCCTCAAGCTGATCGAGCCGCCGCCCAGCCTCACGAAGACGCGTCGCGAGACATCTCCTGCCGAGCACAAGCACAGCCCGGACGAGTTGCACGGCATGGTCGAGGACATGATCACACTCTTGGAGAGCGTGGTGCAGCCCGAGTTGCGCAAGGGCCGCTACCCGGACCGCAAGACCGCTCGGCGGGTATCCGAGGTGGTCAAGGCGGTGGCGCGAGAGTTGGACGCCTAG
- a CDS encoding YccF domain-containing protein, with protein sequence MRLVLNVIWLVFGGLWMAVGYLVAALVSFLLIVTIPFGFASLRIASYALWPFGRTIVDKPTSGTGALVGNVIWVLLFGIWLAIGHLVSAAAMAVTIVGIPLALANLKLIPVSLMPLGKRIVPVGSPTHLNPVPA encoded by the coding sequence ATGCGCCTGGTCCTGAACGTCATCTGGCTCGTGTTCGGCGGCCTCTGGATGGCCGTCGGTTACCTGGTGGCGGCTCTTGTCAGCTTCCTCCTGATTGTCACGATCCCGTTTGGCTTTGCGTCGCTGCGGATCGCCTCCTACGCGTTGTGGCCGTTCGGCCGCACCATCGTCGACAAGCCCACCTCGGGGACCGGCGCGCTGGTCGGGAACGTCATCTGGGTGCTGCTCTTCGGCATCTGGCTGGCGATCGGCCATCTGGTGAGTGCGGCGGCCATGGCCGTCACCATCGTCGGCATCCCGCTGGCGCTGGCCAACCTCAAGCTGATCCCGGTGTCGCTGATGCCGCTGGGCAAGCGGATCGTCCCCGTCGGCTCGCCGACCCACCTCAACCCGGTGCCCGCATGA
- the moaA gene encoding GTP 3',8-cyclase MoaA, giving the protein MTLTALGLPTVPGRLNGAASQSTHNAPAAGPLVDGYGRVATDLRVSLTDRCNLRCNYCMPAEGLDWLPREQLLRPDELARLMEIAVTRLGVTSVRFTGGEPLLSRHLEEVVAAAASLRPRPEISLTTNGVGLARRAEALAQAGLNRVNVSMDSVDRNHFAAITRRDRLDDVLAGLAAAAAAGLTPVKVNAVLDPATGSEDVVGLVRFCLDRGYQLRVIEQMPLDAGHRWRRDAALSADDVLAALRPHFRLRPDPAPRGSAPAELWLIDTGPDTPSGKFGVIASVSHAFCSTCDRTRLTADGQVRSCLFSTRETDLRGLLRSGADDDAIEAAWRAAMWTKPAGHGINDPDFIQPDRPMSAIGG; this is encoded by the coding sequence ATGACGCTCACCGCGCTGGGCCTCCCGACGGTGCCGGGCCGCCTCAACGGCGCCGCCTCCCAATCCACCCACAATGCGCCGGCCGCCGGCCCGCTGGTCGACGGCTATGGACGGGTGGCCACCGACCTGAGGGTGTCGCTGACCGATCGCTGCAACCTGCGCTGCAACTACTGCATGCCGGCCGAAGGACTGGACTGGTTGCCGCGCGAGCAACTCCTGCGGCCCGACGAGCTGGCCCGGCTGATGGAAATCGCCGTCACCCGCCTGGGCGTCACCAGCGTGCGGTTCACCGGCGGCGAGCCACTGCTCTCCCGTCACCTCGAGGAGGTGGTCGCGGCGGCCGCGTCGCTGCGGCCCCGCCCGGAGATCTCGCTGACCACCAACGGTGTGGGACTGGCTCGCCGCGCGGAGGCGCTTGCCCAGGCCGGGCTGAACCGGGTCAATGTGTCGATGGATAGCGTGGACCGAAACCACTTCGCGGCGATCACCCGCCGGGACCGCCTCGATGACGTGCTCGCCGGCTTGGCCGCCGCCGCGGCGGCGGGCCTTACACCAGTCAAGGTGAATGCCGTGCTGGACCCCGCAACCGGGAGCGAGGATGTGGTTGGTCTGGTGCGGTTCTGCCTCGACCGCGGTTACCAGTTGCGAGTCATCGAGCAGATGCCGTTGGACGCGGGACATCGGTGGCGCCGCGACGCGGCGCTCAGCGCGGACGACGTGCTCGCGGCGCTGCGCCCGCATTTCCGGCTGCGCCCGGATCCCGCTCCCCGCGGCTCGGCTCCCGCGGAGCTGTGGCTCATCGACACCGGGCCGGACACCCCGAGCGGAAAGTTCGGCGTCATCGCCTCGGTTTCCCATGCCTTTTGTTCGACCTGTGACCGCACCAGGCTGACGGCCGACGGCCAGGTCCGCAGTTGCCTATTCTCCACGCGCGAGACGGACCTCCGCGGCTTGCTGCGGAGCGGGGCGGACGACGACGCGATCGAGGCGGCATGGCGCGCGGCGATGTGGACCAAGCCCGCCGGCCACGGTATCAACGACCCTGACTTCATCCAGCCCGACCGCCCGATGAGCGCGATCGGTGGCTAG
- a CDS encoding MoaD/ThiS family protein translates to MGAASANGIQVTIRYFAAARAAAGAESETMVLRSGTTVAELVERLAVPGSRLAKVLSRCSYLCDGVAVRDETAVLRPGNTIDVLPPFAGG, encoded by the coding sequence GTGGGTGCCGCATCCGCAAACGGGATCCAGGTGACGATCCGTTATTTCGCCGCCGCGCGCGCGGCTGCCGGAGCGGAGTCAGAGACGATGGTGCTCCGCTCGGGGACGACGGTGGCGGAGCTTGTGGAAAGACTCGCCGTGCCGGGGAGTCGCCTCGCCAAGGTGCTGAGCCGGTGTTCGTACCTGTGCGATGGGGTTGCGGTGCGCGATGAGACCGCAGTGTTACGCCCCGGCAACACGATCGATGTCTTACCCCCCTTCGCCGGGGGCTGA
- a CDS encoding molybdenum cofactor biosynthesis protein MoaE: protein MTLVVRAAMTDQPIFLTEHEELVSHQSAGAVVGFVGMIRDHDGGRGVVRLEYSAHPLADQVLAEVVADVAGRSSGIRAVAASHRVGVLRIGEAALVAAVAADHRQAAFATCADLVDTIKARLPVWKHQFFADGTEEWVGSA from the coding sequence ATGACGCTCGTCGTCCGCGCGGCCATGACGGACCAGCCGATTTTCCTGACCGAGCATGAAGAGTTGGTGAGCCATCAGTCCGCCGGGGCGGTCGTCGGCTTCGTCGGCATGATTCGCGACCACGATGGCGGGCGGGGAGTCGTGCGGCTGGAGTATTCGGCGCATCCGTTGGCCGATCAGGTCCTGGCCGAGGTGGTAGCCGACGTCGCCGGGCGGTCCAGCGGGATCCGCGCCGTCGCCGCCAGCCACCGCGTCGGCGTGCTGCGCATCGGAGAGGCCGCGCTGGTTGCCGCGGTGGCCGCCGACCACCGGCAGGCCGCCTTCGCCACCTGTGCGGACCTCGTCGACACCATCAAGGCACGGCTGCCGGTGTGGAAGCACCAGTTCTTCGCCGACGGAACTGAGGAGTGGGTGGGCTCGGCCTAG
- a CDS encoding MogA/MoaB family molybdenum cofactor biosynthesis protein, producing MGARSARVIIASTRASAGVYEDRCGPILAQWLEQHGFAPVEPEVVADGEPVGEALRNAVDSEVDLVVTSGGTGISPSDSTPDQTVAVLDYMIPGLADAIRRSGMPKVPTSVLSRGVCGVAGRTLIVNLPGSPGGVRDGLAVLADVLDHALDQLAGKDHER from the coding sequence ATGGGCGCCCGGTCGGCGCGCGTGATCATCGCCTCGACCCGCGCCTCGGCCGGGGTATACGAGGATCGGTGTGGACCGATCCTCGCTCAATGGCTTGAGCAGCATGGCTTTGCGCCAGTGGAACCCGAAGTGGTCGCCGACGGCGAGCCGGTCGGAGAGGCGCTGCGTAACGCGGTCGACAGCGAGGTCGACCTCGTGGTCACCTCGGGCGGCACGGGCATCTCTCCCAGTGACAGCACCCCGGATCAGACGGTCGCGGTGCTCGACTACATGATTCCCGGGCTCGCCGACGCGATACGCCGCTCGGGGATGCCGAAGGTGCCGACGTCGGTATTGTCGCGCGGGGTGTGTGGCGTGGCCGGACGCACGCTGATTGTCAACCTTCCGGGTTCCCCCGGTGGGGTGCGCGACGGCCTGGCCGTGCTCGCAGATGTCCTCGACCACGCGCTCGATCAGCTCGCCGGTAAAGATCACGAGCGATGA